The proteins below come from a single Rosa rugosa chromosome 2, drRosRugo1.1, whole genome shotgun sequence genomic window:
- the LOC133732398 gene encoding cytochrome P450 72A15-like isoform X1, producing the protein MEVTVASWVALSLVFVSIIVRWAWNILDWVWLKPKKLERCLREQGLKGNSYKLLNGDMKENSIMLNQAKSKPMNLSNSHDIAPQVDPFVDQTVKTYGKNSFVWIGPIPRVNVMNPEDLRDVFTRKDDFCKPVSNPLLLLLAKGLVFYEGDKWAKHRRIINPAFHFEKLKLMIPAFHQSFDEMIKDWESSVSKEGSSAELDVWPSLENMTADVISRTAFGSSSKEGRKIFELLKEQAVHVTKAIHSIYIPGWRFLPTKMNRRMNAINKEIKGILKGIIENREQAMKAGDATKDDLLGALLESSLKDIQDHRKNNKNFGMSIDDVIEECKLFYFAGQETTSVLLVWTMVLLSQNQEWQDRAREEVLQVFGSNKPDFDGLTHLKVVTMILHEVLRLYPAVVEFNRTIPMKTQLGKYSLPAGVEVHLPTLLIHHDKELWGDDADEFKPDRFSEGVSKATKSQLSFFPFGAGPRICIGQNFAMTEAKLALALILQHFTFELSPSYAHAPSYLITLQPQYGAPIILHRR; encoded by the exons ATGGAAGTGACAGTGGCTAGTTGGGTAGCACTGAGCCTTGTTTTTGTTAGCATAATAGTAAGATGGGCATGGAATATATTGGATTGGGTGTGGCTGAAGCCGAAGAAGCTGGAAAGATGTTTGAGGGAGCAAGGCCTCAAAGGCAATTCCTACAAACTTCTTAATGGAGACATGAAGGAGAACTCTATCATGCTCAACCaagcaaaatccaaacccatgaATCTCTCCAACTCCCATGACATAGCACCGCAAGTCGACCCTTTCGTCGATCAAACAGTGAAAACTTACG GAAAGAACTCTTTTGTTTGGATCGGCCCCATACCAAGAGTGAACGTAATGAATCCAGAAGATTTGAGAGATGTCTTCACAAGAAAAGATGATTTCTGTAAGCCAGTATCAAACCCACTTCTTCTGTTGCTAGCAAAAGGTCTTGTATTCTATGAAGGTGATAAATGGGCAAAACACAGAAGGATTATCAACCCAGCATTTCATTTCGAGAAGCTAAAG CTTATGATACCGGCGTTCCACCAAAGTTTTGATGAGATGATCAAGGACTGGGAGAGCTCAGTGTCAAAAGAGGGTTCATCTGCTGAGTTGGATGTCTGGCCTTCTCTTGAAAATATGACGGCAGATGTGATCTCTAGAACAGCATTTGGAAGTAGTTctaaagaaggaagaaaaatatTTGAACTCTTGAAGGAGCAAGCAGTACATGTAACAAAAGCCATACATAGCATTTACATTCCAGGATGGAG GTTTCTACCAACTAAGATGAATAGGAGGATGAACGCgattaacaaagaaataaaagGTATACTAAAGGGTATTATTGAGAACAGAGAGCAGGCCATGAAAGCAGGTGACGCCACTAAAGATGACCTATTAGGGGCACTTCTGGAGTCAAGCTTGAAGGACATTCAGGATCATAGGAAGAACAATAAAAATTTTGGGATGAGTATTGACGATGTAATTGAGGAGTGTAAGCTGTTTTACTTTGCTGGGCAAGAGACCACTTCAGTGTTGCTGGTTTGGACAATGGTTTTGCTTAGTCAAAATCAGGAGTGGCAAGATCGAgcaagagaagaggttttgcaAGTCTTTGGGAGCAACAAGCCAGACTTTGACGGCCTAACTCACCTAAAAGTT GTAACCATGATTTTACATGAAGTTCTTCGACTATACCCAGCAGTTGTTGAATTTAATCGAACCATTCCCATGAAAACTCAACTTGGGAAGTACTCACTACCCGCAGGAGTCGAAGTCCACTTACCAACACTGCTCATTCACCACGACAAGGAACTGTGGGGTGATGACGCAGACGAGTTCAAGCCAGATAGGTTTTCGGAAGGAGTTTCCAAGGCAACTAAGAGCCAACTCTCATTCTTCCCTTTCGGAGCCGGTCCTAGAATTTGCATTGGACAGAACTTTGCTATGACGGAAGCAAAGTTGGCCTTAGCATTGATTTTGCAACACTTTACGTTTGAGCTTTCTCCATCTTATGCTCACGCTCCTTCGTATCTTATAACCCTTCAACCACAGTATGGTGCTCCTATTATTTTACATCGACGTTAA
- the LOC133732398 gene encoding cytochrome P450 72A15-like isoform X2: MNPEDLRDVFTRKDDFCKPVSNPLLLLLAKGLVFYEGDKWAKHRRIINPAFHFEKLKLMIPAFHQSFDEMIKDWESSVSKEGSSAELDVWPSLENMTADVISRTAFGSSSKEGRKIFELLKEQAVHVTKAIHSIYIPGWRFLPTKMNRRMNAINKEIKGILKGIIENREQAMKAGDATKDDLLGALLESSLKDIQDHRKNNKNFGMSIDDVIEECKLFYFAGQETTSVLLVWTMVLLSQNQEWQDRAREEVLQVFGSNKPDFDGLTHLKVVTMILHEVLRLYPAVVEFNRTIPMKTQLGKYSLPAGVEVHLPTLLIHHDKELWGDDADEFKPDRFSEGVSKATKSQLSFFPFGAGPRICIGQNFAMTEAKLALALILQHFTFELSPSYAHAPSYLITLQPQYGAPIILHRR; encoded by the exons ATGAATCCAGAAGATTTGAGAGATGTCTTCACAAGAAAAGATGATTTCTGTAAGCCAGTATCAAACCCACTTCTTCTGTTGCTAGCAAAAGGTCTTGTATTCTATGAAGGTGATAAATGGGCAAAACACAGAAGGATTATCAACCCAGCATTTCATTTCGAGAAGCTAAAG CTTATGATACCGGCGTTCCACCAAAGTTTTGATGAGATGATCAAGGACTGGGAGAGCTCAGTGTCAAAAGAGGGTTCATCTGCTGAGTTGGATGTCTGGCCTTCTCTTGAAAATATGACGGCAGATGTGATCTCTAGAACAGCATTTGGAAGTAGTTctaaagaaggaagaaaaatatTTGAACTCTTGAAGGAGCAAGCAGTACATGTAACAAAAGCCATACATAGCATTTACATTCCAGGATGGAG GTTTCTACCAACTAAGATGAATAGGAGGATGAACGCgattaacaaagaaataaaagGTATACTAAAGGGTATTATTGAGAACAGAGAGCAGGCCATGAAAGCAGGTGACGCCACTAAAGATGACCTATTAGGGGCACTTCTGGAGTCAAGCTTGAAGGACATTCAGGATCATAGGAAGAACAATAAAAATTTTGGGATGAGTATTGACGATGTAATTGAGGAGTGTAAGCTGTTTTACTTTGCTGGGCAAGAGACCACTTCAGTGTTGCTGGTTTGGACAATGGTTTTGCTTAGTCAAAATCAGGAGTGGCAAGATCGAgcaagagaagaggttttgcaAGTCTTTGGGAGCAACAAGCCAGACTTTGACGGCCTAACTCACCTAAAAGTT GTAACCATGATTTTACATGAAGTTCTTCGACTATACCCAGCAGTTGTTGAATTTAATCGAACCATTCCCATGAAAACTCAACTTGGGAAGTACTCACTACCCGCAGGAGTCGAAGTCCACTTACCAACACTGCTCATTCACCACGACAAGGAACTGTGGGGTGATGACGCAGACGAGTTCAAGCCAGATAGGTTTTCGGAAGGAGTTTCCAAGGCAACTAAGAGCCAACTCTCATTCTTCCCTTTCGGAGCCGGTCCTAGAATTTGCATTGGACAGAACTTTGCTATGACGGAAGCAAAGTTGGCCTTAGCATTGATTTTGCAACACTTTACGTTTGAGCTTTCTCCATCTTATGCTCACGCTCCTTCGTATCTTATAACCCTTCAACCACAGTATGGTGCTCCTATTATTTTACATCGACGTTAA
- the LOC133728389 gene encoding cytochrome P450 72A397-like isoform X3 — protein MEVAVASWVALSLVFVSIVVRWAWGVLDWLWLKPKKLERCLREQGLKGNSYRLFYGDMKENSVMLAQAKSKPMNLSSSHDIASRFIPFLDQTVKTYGKNSFVWIGPIPRVNIMDPADVKDVFTKLDDFRRPATNPLIKLLITGIASYEDEKWAKHRRIINPTFHAEKLKRMLPAFHQSCDQMIKEWESWVSKQGSSCELDVWPSLQNLTADAISRTAFGSSYEEGRKIFKLLKEQTAYTIKSLQSVYIPGWRFLPTKMNNRMTQVDKEITGLLKGIINKREQAIKAGEATKDDLLGALMESNLNDIQEHGKNNKDVGMSTEDVIGECKLFYYAGQETTSVLLVWTVVLLGQNQIWQDRARQEVLQVFGSNKPDFDGLTHLKVVTMILLEVLRLYPALVVLSRTTNKTIQLGKFSLPAGVEVGLSTLLIHRDKELWGDDANEFKPERFSKGVSKATNNPFSFIPFGGGPRICIGQNFALTEAKLAIALILQHFTFVLSPSYAHAPSAPMIKPQYGVPIILQKR, from the exons ATGGAAGTAGCAGTGGCTAGTTGGGTAGCACTGAGCCTTGTTTTTGTTAGCATAGTAGTAAGATGGGCATGGGGTGTGCTGGATTGGTTATGGCTGAAGCCGAAGAAGCTTGAAAGATGTTTGAGGGAGCAAGGCCTTAAAGGCAATTCCTACAGGCTCTTTTATGGAGACATGAAGGAAAACTCTGTCATGCTCGCACaagcaaaatccaaacccatgaACCTCTCAAGCTCCCATGACATAGCATCACGATTCATCCCTTTTCTCGATCAAACCGTGAAAACTTACG gTAAAAACTCTTTTGTTTGGATTGGCCCCATACCAAGGGTGAACATTATGGATCCTGCAGATGTGAAAGATGTCTTCACAAAACTAGATGATTTCCGGAGGCCAGCAACAAATCCACTTATCAAGTTGCTAATAACAGGTATTGCAAGCTATGAAGATGAGAAATGGGCTAAACATAGAAGAATCATCAACCCAACGTTCCATGCAGAGAAGCTAAAG CGTATGTTACCGGCATTTCACCAAAGTTGTGATCAGATGATTAAGGAGTGGGAGAGCTGGGTCTCAAAACAGGGTTCATCATGTGAGTTGGATGTCTGGCCTTCTCTTCAAAATTTAACGGCTGATGCGATTTCTCGAACAGCGTTTGGAAGTAGCTATGAAGAAGGTAGAAAGATATTTAAACTCCTAAAAGAGCAAACAGCATATACAATAAAAAGCTTGCAAAGTGTTTACATTCCAGGATGGAG GTTTCTACCAACTAAGATGAACAACAGGATGACGCAAGTTGACAAAGAAATAACAGGTTTACTCAAGGGTATTATAAATAAAAGAGAGCAGGCCATTAAGGCAGGTGAAGCAACCAAAGATGACTTATTAGGTGCACTTATGGAATCAAACTTGAACGACATTCAGGAACATGGGAAGAACAACAAAGATGTTGGGATGAGTACTGAAGACGTGATTGGGGAGTGTAAGCTCTTTTACTATGCTGGGCAAGAGACCACTTCAGTATTGCTGGTTTGGACAGTGGTTTTACTTGGTCAAAATCAGATTTGGCAAGATCGAGCAAGACAAGAGGTTCTGCAAGTCTTTGGAAGCAACAAGCCAGACTTTGATGGCCTAACTCACCTTAAAGTT GTAACCATGATTTTACTTGAAGTTCTTCGATTGTACCCAGCACTGGTTGTGCTTTCTCGAACCACTAACAAGACCATACAACTCGGGAAATTCTCACTACCAGCTGGAGTCGAAGTGGGCTTATCAACACTGCTCATTCACCGTGACAAGGAACTGTGGGGTGATGATGCAAACGAGTTCAAGCCAGAGAGGTTTTCAAAAGGAGTTTCTAAGGCAACAAACAACCCATTCTCATTCATCCCTTTCGGAGGCGGTCCTCGAATTTGCATTGGACAAAACTTTGCGCTGACAGAGGCAAAATTGGCCATAGCATTGATCTTGCAACACTTTACCTTTGTGCTTTCTCCATCTTATGCTCATGCTCCTTCTGCACCTATGATTAAACCACAGTATGGTGTTCCTATCATTCTACAGAAGCGTTAA
- the LOC133728389 gene encoding cytochrome P450 72A397-like isoform X1: MEVAVASWVALSLVFVSIVVRWAWGVLDWLWLKPKKLERCLREQGLKGNSYRLFYGDMKENSVMLAQAKSKPMNLSSSHDIASRFIPFLDQTVKTYGIASYEDEKWAKHRRIINPTFHAEKLKRMLPAFHQSCDQMIKEWESWVSKQGSSCELDVWPSLQNLTADAISRTAFGSSYEEGRKIFKLLKEQTAYTIKSLQSVYIPGWRFLPTKMNNRMTQVDKEITGLLKGIINKREQAIKAGEATKDDLLGALMESNLNDIQEHGKNNKDVGMSTEDVIGECKLFYYAGQETTSVLLVWTVVLLGQNQIWQDRARQEVLQVFGSNKPDFDGLTHLKVVTMILLEVLRLYPALVVLSRTTNKTIQLGKFSLPAGVEVGLSTLLIHRDKELWGDDANEFKPERFSKGVSKATNNPFSFIPFGGGPRICIGQNFALTEAKLAIALILQHFTFVLSPSYAHAPSAPMIKPQYGVPIILQKR; this comes from the exons ATGGAAGTAGCAGTGGCTAGTTGGGTAGCACTGAGCCTTGTTTTTGTTAGCATAGTAGTAAGATGGGCATGGGGTGTGCTGGATTGGTTATGGCTGAAGCCGAAGAAGCTTGAAAGATGTTTGAGGGAGCAAGGCCTTAAAGGCAATTCCTACAGGCTCTTTTATGGAGACATGAAGGAAAACTCTGTCATGCTCGCACaagcaaaatccaaacccatgaACCTCTCAAGCTCCCATGACATAGCATCACGATTCATCCCTTTTCTCGATCAAACCGTGAAAACTTACG GTATTGCAAGCTATGAAGATGAGAAATGGGCTAAACATAGAAGAATCATCAACCCAACGTTCCATGCAGAGAAGCTAAAG CGTATGTTACCGGCATTTCACCAAAGTTGTGATCAGATGATTAAGGAGTGGGAGAGCTGGGTCTCAAAACAGGGTTCATCATGTGAGTTGGATGTCTGGCCTTCTCTTCAAAATTTAACGGCTGATGCGATTTCTCGAACAGCGTTTGGAAGTAGCTATGAAGAAGGTAGAAAGATATTTAAACTCCTAAAAGAGCAAACAGCATATACAATAAAAAGCTTGCAAAGTGTTTACATTCCAGGATGGAG GTTTCTACCAACTAAGATGAACAACAGGATGACGCAAGTTGACAAAGAAATAACAGGTTTACTCAAGGGTATTATAAATAAAAGAGAGCAGGCCATTAAGGCAGGTGAAGCAACCAAAGATGACTTATTAGGTGCACTTATGGAATCAAACTTGAACGACATTCAGGAACATGGGAAGAACAACAAAGATGTTGGGATGAGTACTGAAGACGTGATTGGGGAGTGTAAGCTCTTTTACTATGCTGGGCAAGAGACCACTTCAGTATTGCTGGTTTGGACAGTGGTTTTACTTGGTCAAAATCAGATTTGGCAAGATCGAGCAAGACAAGAGGTTCTGCAAGTCTTTGGAAGCAACAAGCCAGACTTTGATGGCCTAACTCACCTTAAAGTT GTAACCATGATTTTACTTGAAGTTCTTCGATTGTACCCAGCACTGGTTGTGCTTTCTCGAACCACTAACAAGACCATACAACTCGGGAAATTCTCACTACCAGCTGGAGTCGAAGTGGGCTTATCAACACTGCTCATTCACCGTGACAAGGAACTGTGGGGTGATGATGCAAACGAGTTCAAGCCAGAGAGGTTTTCAAAAGGAGTTTCTAAGGCAACAAACAACCCATTCTCATTCATCCCTTTCGGAGGCGGTCCTCGAATTTGCATTGGACAAAACTTTGCGCTGACAGAGGCAAAATTGGCCATAGCATTGATCTTGCAACACTTTACCTTTGTGCTTTCTCCATCTTATGCTCATGCTCCTTCTGCACCTATGATTAAACCACAGTATGGTGTTCCTATCATTCTACAGAAGCGTTAA